A region of Drosophila suzukii chromosome 2L, CBGP_Dsuzu_IsoJpt1.0, whole genome shotgun sequence DNA encodes the following proteins:
- the LOC108019106 gene encoding serine-rich adhesin for platelets isoform X4, translating to MEVATTNNHSQSHHHHHNHHLQPSGGSGGSRSPFQREVREWQRIDPNTGALFSGRLEAGRWINGPLNSYGKISDSQNISQPNGTQHTQRKQLEVLKARTANGAVQVIRTQTVQKSSSSWSSSASTTTTSTTHLRTSNSNGHDPPILPIKPTLLSPTDQGVDICELSDDCSLSGSDAGIVRTASASAVTSSSATASASASTSASALSRELIDDHVDFVVINGGASDQEDVADEHLHKGGHNLLPDTAPSLKLSNLMKSSSSISSQSSNNSNLTTAAQASNTHRSAGKISLHAIVGPESSSSSLSSSSLSAVWAKQADLYGQLPGGVGGSGGAGAGDADVAVAPPTQLRDLESFRHYNDDDDDLRLSARHQRRQQVSQSVYAPPVPSIGSSLLQRSRSISTDDLSNDWEREDAAEQPVGEWRRVSKLRRSFQSQDHYKSPGPSTRPRPLDLPGNSVSVARLRAELENGRRLHTAMRNNHVDLAALDNILNTPSAKPTVAKRNTFLTAESLQEIRGKLKKLSDESLYKEDFLAYHQKKPVAVREISVEQVDPSPPAQSTPSAFRPVHNTHSLESRQRQKDTSSSEWHLRRKSYGFEKMSPPEDKSIFRVDASTDSGLGRSGEQLGNWSPTERERERNERNAAAAHQHGGTIVHFGRSLKPAIPSSSASPTDGELSKRHSIAVEETWRDVRKTSQVHVNGGTAVSSHSNTTSHLHKGSAQKRVEFCKTEVHFAAESGRVNIVETDGKPPPTQNFRRRRRTTTASGPLQSLVKSASAGCSGGGTTTQTSEVTHFGDPVDRRKTIATSTVAYRATLMDPPEVVSQPISSSSSSTTSSTQVTVTTVDKPVREPRYSLMESTSRNSYTSTSGVDTTDNETDELSSIRGILKNKPVKPKPYHLGENIESADVLWSVPAMKMDRESPSARDSGTTSDSPVSPKSVAERIRIVEQRQQLKQPSPGGNGYSTKINVSLGSEDWTEPDLPKSNVMNIALHAPRIEKPKAAPPTLRIGQLIPVAKPRTLFIQPQVQTQNTVDNADESGSESLKIVKEARGARKLREHELSYFGVQQKQQQQTKLSTTTTNPRRTLPSRSKMDHSDETQDRSNTHAHTNTTTTTKWQLLNDRPDLLRHSSPQQNDLGPTNDYDQDDGDLDEDEEHCYENIATELTTTFRVKSPSRSPDRSRSPGSYERKTDLQRDAQILSEMTRNADQTLKALSDEAAIKDQRRRSCSLQRRSAKPLETIDEKVKAYPQSMGVARGTFASEARRNSRQSTPSPSRARSSSQSSIECCPRDRSRSSSRESMTHGGGSSDDQVANKQRAERLRMRTPKREKSRHEPIEVRINRHSSKPRSGSGATAAGSSSLESKRSSHHSRHSREVDHSSETKTSSSSRLMRSSRVADDSRPRQSNHRDREKERDRERSRGTEKHREELTRSRGHSSRSRHSEHPSSGTRESSRPSKTRSSRSSHDSTTAHKKSSATGTSTTASSKSSKSTTHKPSASASTTATAPTTSHHELTYVYVTNLANTHSETSEESPGKAAESAGEPAKEADYASIDEVEVSKTPQPPPRSKRKRSLIPVPVSQPASYEYRTKLQMIPASYSNQSTLRCRSLARKKPSLKATQSTSSSFAFLPYLPAKRNSSVSHVYDNYLLYATSEELGKSEKLRPYQNNLSNEHAQLFGGGAPGAVAREGRGRLGGWPRRLKMRQVRSSVSTHQPFGICTCS from the exons ATATCCGACTCCCAAAACATCTCACAGCCGAACGGCACACAACACACGCAGCGCAAACAGTTGGAGGTGCTGAAGGCCCGCACCGCCAACGGCGCCGTGCAGGTGATCCGCACCCAGACAGTACAAAAGAGCTCGTCCTCGTGGTCCTCCTCCGCATCCACCACAACCACATCCACCACCCACCTCCGCACGAGTAACAGCAATGGCCACGATCCCCCGATCCTCCCGATCAAGCCCACTCTCCTGTCCCCAACCGACCAGGGTGTTGACATTTGCGAACTTAGCGACGACTGCAGCCTCAGCGGCAGCGATGCTGGCATCGTTCGTaccgcatccgcatccgcgGTCACATCCTCATCCGCCACAGCCTCCGCCTCCGCCtccacatccgcatccgcacTGAGCCGGGAGCTCATCGACGATCATGTTGATTTTGTTGTGATTAATGGCGGGGCGAGCGATCAAGAGGACGTTGCCGACGAGCATTTGCACAAGGGCGGCCACAATTTGTTACCCGATACGGCTCCGAGTCTGAAATTGAGCAATCTAATG AAAAGCAGTTCGAGCATTTCCAGCCAAAGCAGCAACAATTCGAACTTAACAACTGCAGCTCAGGCGAGCAACACCCACAGAAGTGCGGGCAAAATAAGCCTACATGCAATTGTGGGACCagaatcatcatcatcatcattatcatcatcGTCATTGTCAGCGGTTTGGGCCAAGCAGGCTGACTTATATGGCCAACTCCCAGGCGGCGTGGGTGGTTCTGGTGGTGCTGGTGCTGGTGATGCTGACGTAGCCGTGGCCCCGCCAACGCAACTTCGTGATTTGGAAAGTTTCCGGCATTATAACGATGACGACGACGATCTGCG ACTCTCCGCTCGTCACCAGCGCCGTCAGCAGGTGTCCCAGTCGGTCTACGCCCCTCCAGTGCCCTCGATAGGATCCAGTTTGCTCCAGCGCTCCCGCTCCATTTCCACGGATGATCTCAGCAACGACTGGGAGCGAGAGGACGCCGCCGAGCAGCCGGTGGGCGAGTGGCGCAGGGTCAGCAAGCTGCGTCGCTCCTTCCAGTCGCAGGATCACTACAAGAGTCCGGGCCCCTCGACTCGTCCTCGGCCCCTGGATCTGCCGGGAAACTCGGTGAGCGTGGCCCGTTTGCGGGCGGAACTGGAGAACGGACGTCGCCTGCACACGGCCATGCGGAACAATCACGTGGACCTGGCCGCCCTGGACAACATATTGAACACGCCGTCGGCCAAGCCCACGGTGGCCAAGAGGAACACCTTCCTCACCGCCGAGTCCCTGCAGGAGATACGCGGCAAGCTGAAGAAGCTCTCGGACGAGAGTCTCTACAAGGAGGACTTCCTGGCATACCACCAGAAGAAGCCAGTGGCGGTGCGGGAGATCAGCGTGGAGCAGGTAGATCCCTCGCCACCGGCTCAGTCGACGCCATCGGCCTTTCGACCCGTCCACAACACCCACAGCCTGGAGTCCCGCCAGCGGCAGAAGGACACCAGTTCCAGCGAGTGGCACTTGCGGCGCAAGTCCTACGGCTTCGAGAAGATGTCGCCGCCCGAGGACAAGAGCATCTTCCGGGTGGATGCCTCCACGGATAGTGGCCTGGGCAGATCCGGTGAGCAGCTGGGCAACTGGTCGCCCACCGAAAGAGAGCGGGAGCGGAACGAAAGAAATGCGGCAGCGGCACACCAGCACGGTGGAACCATCGTGCACTTTGGACGGTCCCTGAAACCCGCTATCCCATCATCATCGGCAAGTCCTACAGATGGAGAGCTGAGCAAGCGGCATTCAATAGCCGTGGAGGAGACCTGGCGCGACGTCCGCAAAACATCGCAGGTCCATGTGAACGGTGGAACCGCCGTCTCCAGCCACTCCAACACCACCAGCCACCTGCACAAGGGCAGCGCTCAGAAGCGAGTGGAGTTCTGCAAGACGGAGGTGCACTTCGCCGCCGAATCGGGTCGCGTTAATATCGTGGAGACCGACGGCAAGCCGCCGCCCACGCAAAACTTTCGCCGACGCCGCCGCACCACAACCGCCAGCGGTCCGCTCCAGAGTCTGGTTAAGTCAGCCAGTGCCGGTTGTTCCGGAGGTGGCACCACCACGCAGACCAGCGAGGTGACCCACTTTGGCGACCCCGTGGATCGTCGCAAGACCATAGCCACCAGCACCGTGGCCTACCGAGCCACACTCATGGATCCGCCGGAGGTGGTTAGCCAGCCA ATTTCCAGTAGCAGTAGCAGCACCACGAGCAGCACTCAAGTGACGGTTACCACAGTGGACAAGCCGGTTCGTGAACCGAGATACAGTCTGATGGAGTCCACTTCGCGGAACAGCTACACCTCCACCAGTGGGGTGGATACCACGGACAACGAGACCGATGAGTTGTCCAGTATTCGTGGGATCCTGAAAAACAAACCAGTAAAGCCGAAGCCCTACCACCTGGGCGAAAACATCGAAAGCGCCGATGTCCTGTGGAGTGTGCCGGCCATGAAAATGGATCGGGAAAGTCCCTCGGCTAGGGATAGTG GAACCACCAGTGATTCACCCGTTAGCCCCAAGTCGGTGGCCGAAAGGATTCGCATCGTGGAGCAGCGCCAACAGCTGAAGCAACCCTCGCCGGGCGGAAATGGATATTCCACCAAGATCAACGTGAGCCTGGGCTCCGAGGATTGGACAGAACCAG ATCTTCCCAAGTCCAATGTAATGAACATAGCGCTCCATGCTCCCCGAATCGAGAAGCCCAAGGCCGCGCCCCCAACCCTTCGAATTGGCCAGCTTATTCCCGTTGCCAAGCCAAGGACCCTGTTCATTCAGCCGCAAGTCCAAACGCAGAACACCGTTGATAATGCAGATGAATCGGGCAGCGAGTCCTTGAAGATTGTGAAAGAGGCACGCGGTGCTCGCAAGCTGCGTGAACATGAACTCTCCTACTTTGGAGtgcagcagaagcagcagcagcagacgaAACTCTCGACCACCACCACGAACCCCAGAAGGACACTGCCCAGCCGCAGCAAAATGGACCACAGTGATGAGACCCAGGACCGCAGTAACACCCACGCCCACACCAACACCACGACCACCACCAAGTGGCAACTGCTCAACGATCGACCCGACCTGCTGAGGCACAGCAGTCCCCAGCAGAACGACCTTGGCCCGACCAACGACTACGACCAGGATGATGGCGACCTCGATGAGGACGAGGAGCACTGCTACGAGAACATTGCCACCGAGCTGACCACCACCTTCAGGGTGAAATCGCCCTCGCGTTCCCCGGACCGATCCCGATCGCCAGGCAGCTACGAGCGGAAGACCGACCTGCAGAGGGACGCTCAGATCCTGAGCGAAATGACCCGCAACGCTGATCAGACTCTGAAG GCTCTCTCCGATGAGGCAGCCATCAAGGATCAGCGGCGCAGATCCTGTTCCCTGCAGCGTCGCAGCGCCAAGCCCCTGGAGACCATTGACGAGAAGGTGAAGGCTTACCCCCAATCGATGGGCGTGGCCCGCGGCACCTTCGCCTCGGAGGCACGTCGCAACTCCCGGCAGTCAACTCCGTCGCCATCGAGGGCACGCAGCTCATCTCAGTCGTCCATCGAGTGCTGCCCGCGTGATCGATCGCGCTCCAGCTCGCGGGAGTCAATGACCCACGGCGGTGGGTCCTCCGATGACCAGGTGGCCAACAAACAGCGAGCCGAGCGTCTGCGCATGCGCACCCCCAAGCGAGAGAAATCGCGCCACGAACCAATCGAAGTTCGAATCAACCGGCACAGCAGTAAGCCAAGGAGCGGTTCGGGTGCCACCGCAGCAGGATCATCTTCCCTGGAGTCCAAGCGGAGCTCACACCACAGTCGCCACAGCCGGGAGGTGGATCACTCCTCCGAGACCAAGACCTCCTCTTCCAGCCGCTTGATGAGATCTTCCCGGGTGGCAGACGACAGCCGTCCGAGGCAGAGCAACCATCGGGATCGGGAGAAGGAACGCGATCGGGAACGCTCCCGAGGAACCGAAAAGCACCGCGAAGAACTCACGCGATCCAGGG GTCACTCCAGTCGCTCTAGGCACAGTGAGCACCCGTCGTCGGGAACCCGGGAGAGCAGTCGGCCAAGTAAGACGAGATCGAGTCGCAGTAGCCACGACTCAACGACAGCACACAAAAAGTCCTCAGCGACAGGCACGAGCACAACAGCCAGTTCGAAATCATCGAAATCCACAACGCATAAACCATCCGCATCAGCCAGCACCACAGCAACAGCACCAACCACATCGCACCACGAACTGACGTACGTATACGTAACGAATTTAGCCAATACCCATTCCGAAACCAGCGAGGAGTCACCAGGAAAAGCAGCCGAAAGTGCCGGGGAGCCTGCAAAAGAGGCTGACTACGCCAGTATCGATGAGGTGGAGGTGTCCAAAACACCTCAGCCCCCGCCGCGTAGCAAACGGAAGAGATCCCTGATACCCGTGCCAGTGAGTCAGCCCGCCAGCTATGAGTATCGCACCAAGCTGCAGATGATACCGGCCAGTTACTCGAATCAGTCCACCCTGAGGTGTCGCAGCCTGGCCCGCAAGAAACCCTCCCTGAAGGCCACCCAATCGACCAGCTCTAGTTTCGCCTTCCTGCCCTATTTGCCTGCCAAGCGGAACTCGAGTGTTAGCCATGTCTATGACAACTACCTGTTGTACGCCACCAGCGAGGAATTGGGAAAGTCGGAAAAGCTGCGTCCCTATCAAAACAATCTGAGCAATGAGCATGCGCAGCTTTTTGGCGGCGGTGCGCCAGGGGCGGTGGCCAGGGAGGGGCGTGGTCGCCTGGGCGGCTGGCCAAGGCGGCTGAAAATGCGGCAAGTTCGCAGCAGTGTGTCCACCCACCAGCCCTTTGGCATCTGCACATGTTCATAG
- the LOC108019106 gene encoding serine-rich adhesin for platelets isoform X3, which yields MEVATTNNHSQSHHHHHNHHLQPSGGSGGSRSPFQREVREWQRIDPNTGALFSGRLEAGRWINGPLNSYGKKSSSSISSQSSNNSNLTTAAQASNTHRSAGKISLHAIVGPESSSSSLSSSSLSAVWAKQADLYGQLPGGVGGSGGAGAGDADVAVAPPTQLRDLESFRHYNDDDDDLRLSARHQRRQQVSQSVYAPPVPSIGSSLLQRSRSISTDDLSNDWEREDAAEQPVGEWRRVSKLRRSFQSQDHYKSPGPSTRPRPLDLPGNSVSVARLRAELENGRRLHTAMRNNHVDLAALDNILNTPSAKPTVAKRNTFLTAESLQEIRGKLKKLSDESLYKEDFLAYHQKKPVAVREISVEQVDPSPPAQSTPSAFRPVHNTHSLESRQRQKDTSSSEWHLRRKSYGFEKMSPPEDKSIFRVDASTDSGLGRSGEQLGNWSPTERERERNERNAAAAHQHGGTIVHFGRSLKPAIPSSSASPTDGELSKRHSIAVEETWRDVRKTSQVHVNGGTAVSSHSNTTSHLHKGSAQKRVEFCKTEVHFAAESGRVNIVETDGKPPPTQNFRRRRRTTTASGPLQSLVKSASAGCSGGGTTTQTSEVTHFGDPVDRRKTIATSTVAYRATLMDPPEVVSQPISSSSSSTTSSTQVTVTTVDKPVREPRYSLMESTSRNSYTSTSGVDTTDNETDELSSIRGILKNKPVKPKPYHLGENIESADVLWSVPAMKMDRESPSARDSGTTSDSPVSPKSVAERIRIVEQRQQLKQPSPGGNGYSTKINVSLGSEDWTEPGTAMHHHSSPSSKYRQYRRPSAQELLLEDLRQHQRILDEGLKSTSLIMRTMRSASEFDEAMRRLSIASIESALVQPTIVVPTPMLRSHSYQEQGSGSYSPTRRPSTVSTTSITSSDLFGSALYDSLPRTPLAPPRLKLLGNTQIPVSQQLTQLRRLYDAAEQDPEDSADEEVKRYFRDSNSDSGGGTQGSSSPDQQPTESFKGSEYSSSWSRLKAKRTIWKIEAQDQMLQRADLPKSNVMNIALHAPRIEKPKAAPPTLRIGQLIPVAKPRTLFIQPQVQTQNTVDNADESGSESLKIVKEARGARKLREHELSYFGVQQKQQQQTKLSTTTTNPRRTLPSRSKMDHSDETQDRSNTHAHTNTTTTTKWQLLNDRPDLLRHSSPQQNDLGPTNDYDQDDGDLDEDEEHCYENIATELTTTFRVKSPSRSPDRSRSPGSYERKTDLQRDAQILSEMTRNADQTLKALSDEAAIKDQRRRSCSLQRRSAKPLETIDEKVKAYPQSMGVARGTFASEARRNSRQSTPSPSRARSSSQSSIECCPRDRSRSSSRESMTHGGGSSDDQVANKQRAERLRMRTPKREKSRHEPIEVRINRHSSKPRSGSGATAAGSSSLESKRSSHHSRHSREVDHSSETKTSSSSRLMRSSRVADDSRPRQSNHRDREKERDRERSRGTEKHREELTRSRGHSSRSRHSEHPSSGTRESSRPSKTRSSRSSHDSTTAHKKSSATGTSTTASSKSSKSTTHKPSASASTTATAPTTSHHELTYVYVTNLANTHSETSEESPGKAAESAGEPAKEADYASIDEVEVSKTPQPPPRSKRKRSLIPVPVSQPASYEYRTKLQMIPASYSNQSTLRCRSLARKKPSLKATQSTSSSFAFLPYLPAKRNSSVSHVYDNYLLYATSEELGKSEKLRPYQNNLSNEHAQLFGGGAPGAVAREGRGRLGGWPRRLKMRQVRSSVSTHQPFGICTCS from the exons AAAAGCAGTTCGAGCATTTCCAGCCAAAGCAGCAACAATTCGAACTTAACAACTGCAGCTCAGGCGAGCAACACCCACAGAAGTGCGGGCAAAATAAGCCTACATGCAATTGTGGGACCagaatcatcatcatcatcattatcatcatcGTCATTGTCAGCGGTTTGGGCCAAGCAGGCTGACTTATATGGCCAACTCCCAGGCGGCGTGGGTGGTTCTGGTGGTGCTGGTGCTGGTGATGCTGACGTAGCCGTGGCCCCGCCAACGCAACTTCGTGATTTGGAAAGTTTCCGGCATTATAACGATGACGACGACGATCTGCG ACTCTCCGCTCGTCACCAGCGCCGTCAGCAGGTGTCCCAGTCGGTCTACGCCCCTCCAGTGCCCTCGATAGGATCCAGTTTGCTCCAGCGCTCCCGCTCCATTTCCACGGATGATCTCAGCAACGACTGGGAGCGAGAGGACGCCGCCGAGCAGCCGGTGGGCGAGTGGCGCAGGGTCAGCAAGCTGCGTCGCTCCTTCCAGTCGCAGGATCACTACAAGAGTCCGGGCCCCTCGACTCGTCCTCGGCCCCTGGATCTGCCGGGAAACTCGGTGAGCGTGGCCCGTTTGCGGGCGGAACTGGAGAACGGACGTCGCCTGCACACGGCCATGCGGAACAATCACGTGGACCTGGCCGCCCTGGACAACATATTGAACACGCCGTCGGCCAAGCCCACGGTGGCCAAGAGGAACACCTTCCTCACCGCCGAGTCCCTGCAGGAGATACGCGGCAAGCTGAAGAAGCTCTCGGACGAGAGTCTCTACAAGGAGGACTTCCTGGCATACCACCAGAAGAAGCCAGTGGCGGTGCGGGAGATCAGCGTGGAGCAGGTAGATCCCTCGCCACCGGCTCAGTCGACGCCATCGGCCTTTCGACCCGTCCACAACACCCACAGCCTGGAGTCCCGCCAGCGGCAGAAGGACACCAGTTCCAGCGAGTGGCACTTGCGGCGCAAGTCCTACGGCTTCGAGAAGATGTCGCCGCCCGAGGACAAGAGCATCTTCCGGGTGGATGCCTCCACGGATAGTGGCCTGGGCAGATCCGGTGAGCAGCTGGGCAACTGGTCGCCCACCGAAAGAGAGCGGGAGCGGAACGAAAGAAATGCGGCAGCGGCACACCAGCACGGTGGAACCATCGTGCACTTTGGACGGTCCCTGAAACCCGCTATCCCATCATCATCGGCAAGTCCTACAGATGGAGAGCTGAGCAAGCGGCATTCAATAGCCGTGGAGGAGACCTGGCGCGACGTCCGCAAAACATCGCAGGTCCATGTGAACGGTGGAACCGCCGTCTCCAGCCACTCCAACACCACCAGCCACCTGCACAAGGGCAGCGCTCAGAAGCGAGTGGAGTTCTGCAAGACGGAGGTGCACTTCGCCGCCGAATCGGGTCGCGTTAATATCGTGGAGACCGACGGCAAGCCGCCGCCCACGCAAAACTTTCGCCGACGCCGCCGCACCACAACCGCCAGCGGTCCGCTCCAGAGTCTGGTTAAGTCAGCCAGTGCCGGTTGTTCCGGAGGTGGCACCACCACGCAGACCAGCGAGGTGACCCACTTTGGCGACCCCGTGGATCGTCGCAAGACCATAGCCACCAGCACCGTGGCCTACCGAGCCACACTCATGGATCCGCCGGAGGTGGTTAGCCAGCCA ATTTCCAGTAGCAGTAGCAGCACCACGAGCAGCACTCAAGTGACGGTTACCACAGTGGACAAGCCGGTTCGTGAACCGAGATACAGTCTGATGGAGTCCACTTCGCGGAACAGCTACACCTCCACCAGTGGGGTGGATACCACGGACAACGAGACCGATGAGTTGTCCAGTATTCGTGGGATCCTGAAAAACAAACCAGTAAAGCCGAAGCCCTACCACCTGGGCGAAAACATCGAAAGCGCCGATGTCCTGTGGAGTGTGCCGGCCATGAAAATGGATCGGGAAAGTCCCTCGGCTAGGGATAGTG GAACCACCAGTGATTCACCCGTTAGCCCCAAGTCGGTGGCCGAAAGGATTCGCATCGTGGAGCAGCGCCAACAGCTGAAGCAACCCTCGCCGGGCGGAAATGGATATTCCACCAAGATCAACGTGAGCCTGGGCTCCGAGGATTGGACAGAACCAG GCACCGCCATGCATCATCATTCCAGTCCCAGCTCGAAATACCGCCAGTACCGACGTCCCAGTGCCCAGGAGCTGTTGCTGGAGGATCTGCGCCAGCATCAGCGCATCCTGGACGAGGGTCTGAAGTCCACCTCGCTGATCATGAGGACCATGCGATCGGCCAGCGAGTTCGATGAGGCCATGCGTCGCTTGAGCATAGCTTCGATTGAGTCCGCTCTGGTGCAACCCACGATTGTGGTGCCCACGCCCATGTTGCGATCGCACAGCTACCAGGAGCAGGGGTCAGGGTCCTACTCCCCCACGCGGCGTCCCTCCACCGTGTCCACCACATCCATAACGAGCAGCGATCTCTTCGGCAGTGCCTTGTATGACTCCCTGCCCCGGACTCCGCTGGCCCCTCCACGCCTCAAGCTGCTGGGGAACACCCAAATCCCGGTCAGCCAGCAGTTGACCCAGCTCCGGAGGCTCTACGATGCCGCCGAACAGGATCCGGAAGACAGTGCCGACGAGGAGGTGAAGCGGTACTTCCGGGACAGCAACAGTGACAGCGGGGGAGGAACCCAAGGGAGCTCCTCGCCAGACCAGCAGCCAACAGAGTCCTTCAAGGGCAGCGAGTACTCCAGCAGCTGGAGTCGCCTCAAGGCCAAGCGAACTATCTGGAAAATCGAGGCACAAGATCAAATGCTTCAGCGAGCAG ATCTTCCCAAGTCCAATGTAATGAACATAGCGCTCCATGCTCCCCGAATCGAGAAGCCCAAGGCCGCGCCCCCAACCCTTCGAATTGGCCAGCTTATTCCCGTTGCCAAGCCAAGGACCCTGTTCATTCAGCCGCAAGTCCAAACGCAGAACACCGTTGATAATGCAGATGAATCGGGCAGCGAGTCCTTGAAGATTGTGAAAGAGGCACGCGGTGCTCGCAAGCTGCGTGAACATGAACTCTCCTACTTTGGAGtgcagcagaagcagcagcagcagacgaAACTCTCGACCACCACCACGAACCCCAGAAGGACACTGCCCAGCCGCAGCAAAATGGACCACAGTGATGAGACCCAGGACCGCAGTAACACCCACGCCCACACCAACACCACGACCACCACCAAGTGGCAACTGCTCAACGATCGACCCGACCTGCTGAGGCACAGCAGTCCCCAGCAGAACGACCTTGGCCCGACCAACGACTACGACCAGGATGATGGCGACCTCGATGAGGACGAGGAGCACTGCTACGAGAACATTGCCACCGAGCTGACCACCACCTTCAGGGTGAAATCGCCCTCGCGTTCCCCGGACCGATCCCGATCGCCAGGCAGCTACGAGCGGAAGACCGACCTGCAGAGGGACGCTCAGATCCTGAGCGAAATGACCCGCAACGCTGATCAGACTCTGAAG GCTCTCTCCGATGAGGCAGCCATCAAGGATCAGCGGCGCAGATCCTGTTCCCTGCAGCGTCGCAGCGCCAAGCCCCTGGAGACCATTGACGAGAAGGTGAAGGCTTACCCCCAATCGATGGGCGTGGCCCGCGGCACCTTCGCCTCGGAGGCACGTCGCAACTCCCGGCAGTCAACTCCGTCGCCATCGAGGGCACGCAGCTCATCTCAGTCGTCCATCGAGTGCTGCCCGCGTGATCGATCGCGCTCCAGCTCGCGGGAGTCAATGACCCACGGCGGTGGGTCCTCCGATGACCAGGTGGCCAACAAACAGCGAGCCGAGCGTCTGCGCATGCGCACCCCCAAGCGAGAGAAATCGCGCCACGAACCAATCGAAGTTCGAATCAACCGGCACAGCAGTAAGCCAAGGAGCGGTTCGGGTGCCACCGCAGCAGGATCATCTTCCCTGGAGTCCAAGCGGAGCTCACACCACAGTCGCCACAGCCGGGAGGTGGATCACTCCTCCGAGACCAAGACCTCCTCTTCCAGCCGCTTGATGAGATCTTCCCGGGTGGCAGACGACAGCCGTCCGAGGCAGAGCAACCATCGGGATCGGGAGAAGGAACGCGATCGGGAACGCTCCCGAGGAACCGAAAAGCACCGCGAAGAACTCACGCGATCCAGGG GTCACTCCAGTCGCTCTAGGCACAGTGAGCACCCGTCGTCGGGAACCCGGGAGAGCAGTCGGCCAAGTAAGACGAGATCGAGTCGCAGTAGCCACGACTCAACGACAGCACACAAAAAGTCCTCAGCGACAGGCACGAGCACAACAGCCAGTTCGAAATCATCGAAATCCACAACGCATAAACCATCCGCATCAGCCAGCACCACAGCAACAGCACCAACCACATCGCACCACGAACTGACGTACGTATACGTAACGAATTTAGCCAATACCCATTCCGAAACCAGCGAGGAGTCACCAGGAAAAGCAGCCGAAAGTGCCGGGGAGCCTGCAAAAGAGGCTGACTACGCCAGTATCGATGAGGTGGAGGTGTCCAAAACACCTCAGCCCCCGCCGCGTAGCAAACGGAAGAGATCCCTGATACCCGTGCCAGTGAGTCAGCCCGCCAGCTATGAGTATCGCACCAAGCTGCAGATGATACCGGCCAGTTACTCGAATCAGTCCACCCTGAGGTGTCGCAGCCTGGCCCGCAAGAAACCCTCCCTGAAGGCCACCCAATCGACCAGCTCTAGTTTCGCCTTCCTGCCCTATTTGCCTGCCAAGCGGAACTCGAGTGTTAGCCATGTCTATGACAACTACCTGTTGTACGCCACCAGCGAGGAATTGGGAAAGTCGGAAAAGCTGCGTCCCTATCAAAACAATCTGAGCAATGAGCATGCGCAGCTTTTTGGCGGCGGTGCGCCAGGGGCGGTGGCCAGGGAGGGGCGTGGTCGCCTGGGCGGCTGGCCAAGGCGGCTGAAAATGCGGCAAGTTCGCAGCAGTGTGTCCACCCACCAGCCCTTTGGCATCTGCACATGTTCATAG